A DNA window from Amia ocellicauda isolate fAmiCal2 unplaced genomic scaffold, fAmiCal2.hap1 HAP1_SCAFFOLD_86, whole genome shotgun sequence contains the following coding sequences:
- the LOC136744559 gene encoding uncharacterized protein LOC136744559 has protein sequence MDGSPSVLLPEGWKQMLPAEQLQWVSKALFTRSRFGKLVLTSDLCLWWFPPQPCPVYRQPPASPSLHFARPLFLWMPYRMWAVKLTCIQPQCEGHRLTGAGLYKMARQVLSIKGWYDMVTEYLECRRCSKKYAGWSGDVLQQLDVAHWSQFPAILTYPLSCDYTVLSLMREHTLGNSATRLCKQLQEQHSEAWQHKTLRYLADCEPFVTSAPVVPSFRPPPPMPPVPGPKWLLAVYDLDVLERLAEVKAQVTSVFGSILKLDSTKKLTRKLTGAAAGTASWATNVGNEFGQVLNSVLMCGEGEGLQPMAAGLVEWYGLAGEAPPQILYVDWDCCSRPHLACIQDPEGVQLYTQTGQLRKGGVLLPVYRCARGSTSLESFHLHLALFIPGTSASDVHFQAYLLEGLVRWNADRAVAAVEDAGKLLRSYSGSLQNALGTLSQKVLARDLSEGFVKSGELIGIEYLYSQTGKELQRVHSDPDVPDEAAGQDSDREESDDEGFEEDDDPTISNPVAPSPARLPTSPARLPTSPARLPLSPARSTARLPPSPARSMARLPPSPEMEHPCAAGDAPPVANPEESCGPDGVPGLQHVQQLGSCLVDLRAQAFLTNRQVAELVHLWQQLPEGDKQRLVYPARHKDRLTRGRFKAGRRSSVAPGVDSLKRCMVGENTGPAQWPDTSHLVEAICAQLCLIHPSPTQTGMKRL, from the exons ATGGATGGATCTCCCAGT GTCCTGCTTCCTGAGGGCTGGAAGCAGATGCTGCCCGCTGAGCAGCTGCAGTGGGTCTCCAAGGCCCTGTTCACTAGGAGCAGGTTTGGGAAGCTGGTGCTGACCTCGGACCTGTGTCTGTGGTGGTTCCCTCCCCAGCCCTGCCCGGTGTATCGGCAGCCCCCGGCCTCTCCCAGCCTGCACTTCGCTCGGCCGCTGTTCCTGTGGATGCCCTACCGCATGTGGGCTGTGAAGCTCACCTGCATCCAGCCCCAGTGTGAGGGACACAGGCTCACGGGGGCGGGGCTGTACAAGATGGCGCGCCAAGTGCTGAGCATCAAAGGCTGGTACGATATGGTCACGGAGTACCTGGAGTGCCGCCGGTGCTCAAAGAAGTACGCAGGCTGGTCCGGAGATGTGCTGCAGCAGCTGGATGTGGCTCATTGGAGCCAGTTCCCAGCCATCCTCACCTACCC GCTGTCCTGCGACTACACGGTGCTGAGTCTCATGAGGGAGCACACCCTGGGGAACAGCGCCACCCGGCTGTGCAAACAGCTGCAGGAGCAGCACAGCGAGGCGTGGCAGCATAAAACCCTGCGGTACCTCGCAGACTGCGAGCCCTTTGTGACCTCTGCACCTGTAGTCCCGAGCTTCCGGCCGCCGCCACCCATGCCACCGGTGCCTGGACCCAAGTGGCTGCTGGCAGTGTACGACCTCGACGTGCTGGAGCGGCTGGCCGAGGTAAAGGCCCAGGTCACGTCTGTGTTCGGGTCCATTTTAAAACTGGACTCGACAAAGAAG ttgaCCAGGAAGCTCACAGGAGCAGCCGCTGGCACGGCATCGTGGGCCACCAACGTCGGCAACGAGTTCGGGCAGGTCCTGAACTCGGTGCTAATGTGCGGAGAGGGTGAGGGGCTGCAGCCCATGGCTGCCGGGCTGGTGGAGTGGTACGGCTTGGCCGGAGAGGCTCCCCCTCAGATCCTGTATGTGGACTGGGACTGCTGCTCT CGGCCCCACCTCGCCTGCATTCAGGACCCCGAGGGGGTGCAGCTGTATACCCAGACAGGGCAGCTGCGGAAGGGGGGTGTGCTGCTGCCAGTATACCGCTGCGCCCGTGGATCGACCTCCTTGGAGTCTTTCCACCTCCACCTGGCCCTTTTCATCCCAG GCACCAGTGCCAGCGATGTGCACTTCCAGGCATATCTGCTGGAGGGCCTGGTGAGGTGGAACGCGGACCGTGCAGTGGCGGCCGTGGAGGATGCTGGCAAGCTTCTGCGCTCCTACAGTGGCTCCTTGCAGAACGCCCTGGGCACCCTGAGCCAGAAGGTGCTGGCCAGGGACCTGTCGGAGGGGTTCGTGAAGTCAG gggagctCATCGGGATCGAGTACCTGTACTCACAGACAGGGAAAGAGCTCCAACGTGTGCACAGCGACCCCGACGTCCCGGACGAGGCAGCTGGCCAAGACTCAGACAGGGAGGAGAGTGACGACGAGGGCTTTGAGGAGGACGATGACCCCACCATCTCCAACCCCGTCGCCCCGTCTCCAGCCCGACTGCCCACGTCTCCCGCCCGACTGCCCACGTCTCCCGCCCGACTGCCCCTGTCTCCTGCGCGGTCGACGGCCCGACTGCCCCCGTCTCCTGCGCGGTCGATGGCCCGACTGCCCCCGTCTCCCGAGATGGAGCACCCCTGCGCTGCAGGAGACGCCCCCCCTGTTGCTAATCCCGAG GAATCGTGCGGCCCTGATGGCGTTCCTGGGCTCCAGCACGTCCAGCAGTTGGGCAGTTGTCTGGTGGACCTGAGAGCCCAGGCATTCCTGACCAATCGCCAGGTGGCGGAGCTGGTACACCTGTGGCAGCAGCTCCCCGAGGGAGACAAGCAGCGCCTCGTGTACCCGGCCCGCCACAAGGACAGGCTGACTCGGGGGCGCTTCAAAGCTGGGAGGAGGTCTTCAGTCGCTCCGGGAGTGGACAGCTTGAAGAG GTGCATGGTGGGCGAGAACACCGGGCCAGCCCAGTGGCCGGACACGAGCCATTTGGTAGAGGCCATCTGCGCCCAGCTGTGCCTCATTCACCCGTCCCCCACCCAGACCGGAATGAAGCGCCTGTAA
- the LOC136744565 gene encoding uncharacterized protein LOC136744565 has protein sequence MIVTERVTALTAIMALIIISINVRSIAEVKKRTDVLNSLAGMKADIICLQECGIPFQKEYKDLRDTWTLGESFWSGSNVSRADGIAVLLKNPFIEVKAFKVIEAGRLASLDFKYKGAVLRLVNVYAPTSQRERVLFLPQLRPLLIGTLPVIISGDFNCALRDVDRSKPRNDRSSRDLAAFVEDFELCDAGRDLVPLFTWVSSSGSSFSRIDVMSSEAVFFSDHRLLTTEVLIPSTRESGPGVWKLNTSLLDDPRVIKTFSRRLEEWRTLKDLFDSRIEWWEMVKKRTKGYFIQLGKRKARERQARYSHLNAHLQRLSLLQLRGFDLAEEVARVKLSLSALYREEQEKIKVLSRVCIMEDDDKCSRFFFKKTKERRPAMSSMIDSSGQEVEGREAVETVMRDFYRELYDQKVVDQNLIHHFLSLLESRNEGDEGTRSWEEAISKVQKKIHGWSRRTLTMAGKVLVVKAILFPILLYVGMIFPPDKVIAKLVTRIIFRFVWGSKMERLKRVQMVKGTLDGGRGVPDVVRLIKAQGLAYVVKNIQAAGKKVSFMNRFYFASSLRPFGLCAMDNIRPHSWDPPPFYRALRAFALEVGLHKVVLASWDYKTICSQMRSTQETSRIEDFPPETCRFIWANATHVCLTNTQKDVSWMAVSPCLPTRVFMHRRVIAPYDTCPYKGCLGKETEAHIFRDCPSAYRVWLLFSPFLHRFAVPARATAQQILYGPARGLTSSTLRCWWRVVCAVKQALWEGRNICLFNKQELDPIVIARRGMVLVRDYVNLEVHQRGKEEAYKNWHIQDLGELRIP, from the coding sequence atgattgttacggagcgggtgactgccctcacagccattatggcactaattattatatcaataaatgtgaggagcattgctgaggtgaaaaagaggaccgatgttttaaactctctggctggaatgaaggcggatatcatctgtttgcaggagtgcggcatcccgttccaaaaggaatataaagatctccgggacacttggaccctaggagaatccttctggtcggggtccaatgtgtcccgagcggacgggattgccgtactcctgaaaaaccccttcatagagGTAAAAGcatttaaggttatagaggcgggcagactggccagcctcgattttaaatacaagggggctgtattgaggctggtcaatgtctatgcccccaccagccagagagagagagtcctctttctccctcagctacgcccgctcctgatcggcaccttaccagttatcatttcaggtgatttcaactgtgctctgagggatgttgaccggagtaagccccgcaatgatagatccagcagggacctcgctgcgttcgtggaggactttgaactctgcgacgcaggtcgggacctggtccccttgttcacctgggtgagttcttctggctcctccttctccaggatagatgtcatgtcttcggaggcggtcttcttttcagaccacaggctcctgacgacagaggtgctcatcccgagcacacgggagtcggggcctggggtctggaagctcaacacctccctgctcgatgaccctcgtgttattaagacctttagcagacgcctcgaggagtggaggaccctgaaggacctttttgattctcgcatagagtggtgggagatggtgaagaaaaggaccaagggctacttcattcagctagggaaacggaaagctcgtgagaggcaggcgagatattcccatctaaacgcccacctccagcgcctgagtcttttacagctcagaggcttcgacctagctgaggaggtggctcgggtcaaactgagtctctccgccctctatcgggaggagcaagagaagatcaaggtcctttccagggtctgcatcatggaggacgatgataaatgcagccgcttcttcttcaagaaaacgaaggagaggcggcctgcaatgtcctccatgatcgactcctcagggcaagaggtggagggcagagaggctgttgagacagtgatgcgggatttctacagggagttgtatgatcagaaggtggtggatcaaaatctgatccatcactttctgtccctgttggagtcccgcaatgagggggacgagggcaccaggagctgggaggaggccatatctaaggtccaaaagaagatccacggctggagcagaaggaccttgacgatggctggtaaggtgctggtcgtaaaggccatcctcttcccgatactcctctacgtaggaatgatcttccccccagacaaggtcatcgcaaaactagtgacccgaattatatttcggtttgtctgggggagcaaaatggagaggctgaaaagagtgcagatggtgaagggtaccctggatggaggcaggggggtcccggacgttgtgcggctgataaaggcgcaggggctggcctatgtggtcaagaacatccaggctgctggcaagaaagtgagtttcatgaaccgcttttattttgccagcagcctgagaccattcggcctctgcgccatggataacatcaggccgcactcgtgggatcccccgccgttctacagggcgctccgagcctttgcgctcgaagtaggcctccataaagtcgtgctggcctcctgggattataagaccatctgtagccagatgagatctacccaggagaccagccggatagaagatttccctcccgaaacctgccggtttatctgggctaacgctacgcacgtttgcctcacgaatacgcagaaagatgtctcctggatggccgtgagtccgtgtctccccacccgagtgttcatgcacagaagggtcatagctccttatgacacctgcccctataagggttgcctggggaaggagacggaggctcacatctttagagattgcccctccgcctacagggtctggctcctgttttctccgttcctccacaggtttgccgttcctgcgcgggcgaccgcccagcagatcttatacggtcctgccaggggattaacatcttccaccctgaggtgctggtggcgtgtcgtctgcgcagtgaagcaggccctgtgggagggacgtaatatctgtctattcaataagcaggagctggacccgattgtcatcgcgcggaggggcatggtgctagtgagagactacgtcaatctggaggtccatcagaggggcaaggaggaagcctataagaactggcatatacaagatctgggggagcttaggatcccatga
- the LOC136744560 gene encoding uncharacterized protein LOC136744560, with protein sequence MKATPQFRCKPSSRELVLQATAEAKSVASATKSSSDPFVPLTPREVRKDAVARILSQGGDPGNTKLVLSQSTLQFGRYRGQTFKWILENDGGYAVSLVAAHQKEREMDTSDTVYMANKDALASYACGFPKVAIAVGDRRARNATRAMVSQSGREDQQVVGFGAHKGQTWQELYEAIDKERRGESQAQKPAAQPASSQPTPSVPAPCQPPRTSASQSAPTLSSSATKSRAPVSKAVSRKERPSLAFSNDALTDAELLAAVEDMAPPPVVGEPQVLKRGESAPVSFPIKT encoded by the exons ATGAAGGCCACCCCACAGTTCCGCTGTAAGCCCTCCAGCAGGGAGCTGGTCCTGCAAGCCACAGCTGAAGCTAAAAGCGTCGCGTCTGCCACCAAGTCCTCCAGTGATCCATTTGTCCCCCTCACACCTCGTGAGGTCCGGAAGGATGCTGTGGCCCGCATCCTGTCTCAGGGGGGTGACCCCGGGAACACCAAACTGGTACTCAGCCAGAGTACCCTGCAGTTTGGCAGGTACCGGGGTCAGACATTCAAGTGGATCCTGGAGAACGACGGTGGGTACGCCGTGTCTCTCGTGGCCGCTCATCAGAAGGAGCGGGAGATGGACACGTCTGACACGGTGTACATGGCCAACAAGGACGCGCTGGCCAGCTACGCCTGTGGCTTCCCAAAAGTCGCCATCGCTGTGGGTGACCGGAGGGCCAGGAATGCCACCCGCGCCATGGTGTCCCAGAGTGGCCGGGAGGACCAGCAGGTGGTGGGCTTCGGGGCCCACAAGGGCCAGACCTGGCAGGAGCTCTACGAGGCCATAGACAAGGAGAGGAGAGG GGAGTCACaggcccagaagccagcagcacagcctgccTCCTCCCAGCCCACACCCTCGGTGCCTGCGCCCTGCCAGCCTCCCAGGACGAGTGCCTCGCAGTCGGCTCCCACCCTCTCCTCGTCTGCCACCAAGTCCAGAGCTCCAGTGTCAAAAG CGGTGTCCAGGAAGGAGCGCCCATCACTGGCCTTCAGCAACGATGCACTCACTGACGCTGAGCTGCTGgcagctgtggaggacatggcCCCCCCGC cagtagtgggagagccgcaggtcctcaagagAGGAGaatcggcgccagtgtcctttcccataaaGACCTAA